A region from the Vigna radiata var. radiata cultivar VC1973A unplaced genomic scaffold, Vradiata_ver6 scaffold_149, whole genome shotgun sequence genome encodes:
- the LOC106780608 gene encoding LRR receptor-like serine/threonine-protein kinase GSO1 isoform X1, whose product MYWRKMKSVRVCFLIFLLLEVMCCEGCWTEEKQALLGLRSRLDYSSSWNVYADCCQWEGVYCNSSTGRVVELFIYGSDKQYINYSDFSVFKDLKNLSLYNIVGCVGDAELPNLQLLGMFGNKLDTAASVISCLDGLPSLKYLSLIDNGLNTSSLNHVFESMSRKLRSNLEFLDMSWNHLTNDILSSLEGFTSLKKLYLSETELDSNFHFEGLCSTLRNLEVLDLSFNNFNNTDIGSALSGLSSLNSLYLGGSKLSWRSIYNISKLSSLETLSLEDNHLNKSESIFYMLRPLKENETFKWPINLQHLDMSSNSLSNRFLSYLRDLPYLQFLDLSYNQLEEAVDITGLLTLSNLTNLNLRDNNIHSFVTHQGLKGLNRLDVLDLDWNMIDGNKLKESLRALSSSIRDLSISYNYFKGTILAKGNFHDLSNLERLKLDENNNMKNEFFESIGNLTSLKALSLSYCHINDNLPEADWSKMKKLEELNLIDNGFEGSLPNSFVNMTSLRILELSQNNFIGRFDSNIATLTSLEEFGFVKNQFEVPISFWSFANHSNLKVIRGKGNEIILDSQHNLHTWIPKFQLSELSLSSNIETSSFRLPRFLLYQKDIITLDFSNLKLGGRFPHWLLENNTKLEEVTFKKCSLTGTMQLPLHPLPELRKIDVSNNIIIGEIQSKNISSIYPNLEYLNMSINQIQGSISREFGHMKYLSELDLSKNQLFGEISDDIFEAAQQLILLSLSNNKLEGPIFTIPTNLESLSLNDNNFSGKLPTNIFNTSIISLDVSNNNLVGNIPSLLTNSSRLSELRMSNNHFEGFIPSKLAQLEDLSYLDLSQNNLTGIVPSFLNSSVKFIHLSNNHLNGLSRKIFNGNSPLAMLDLSYNEISGNIQDMMQDLSYSKLNFLLLKGNQINGDIPKQLCQLIDLTILDLSDNEFSGEIPHCLGTMPFDNKNLDPLLKAPNESSVVEGYSGPTSSPSPATSPLLEPKKEKASFTSKRNTYTYIGSILGYMSGIDLSLNKLKGNIPFELGNLTKIRALNLSHNDLIGQIPDSFSNLMQTESLDLSFNKLNGQIPPNLNILTSLEVLSVAHNNLSGPLPEWTNQFATFDESSYEGNPFLCGPPLPKSCNPSPTNISNDSNTNKDNGSFMDIYVFCVSFVVSYTLALLAIIGALYINPYWRKAWFYYMELFSLNGYYFIVDNFYRFCNL is encoded by the exons ATGTATTGGAGAAAAATGAAGAGTGTGAGAGTGTGTTTcctcattttccttttattggAAGTGATGTGCTGTGAAGGATGTTGGACAGAAGAGAAACAAGCACTTTTGGGTCTTCGTTCTCGTTTAGATTATTCTTCTTCATGGAACGTCTATGCAGATTGCTGTCAATGGGAAGGAGTGTACTGCAACTCCTCCACAGGAAGAGTGGTGGAACTCTTTATTTATGGTTCTgacaaacaatatataaattactCGGATTTTTCTGTCTTCAAAGATTTGAAGAACCTCTCCTTATATAATATAGTTGGTTGTGTTGGGGATGCAG AGTTGCCAAATCTCCAGCTCCTTGGCATGTTTGGTAACAAGCTGGATACTGCTGCCAGTGTTATATCTTGTTTGGATGGCCTTCCATCTCTTAAGTATCTTTCTTTAATAGATAACGGGTTAAATACATCGTCATTAAACCACG TTTTCGAAAGTATGTCACGAAAGCTGCGTAGTAATCTGGAGTTCCTTGACATGAGTTGGAACCATTTGACTAATGACATCTTGTCATCTCTAGAGGGATTCACATCTTTAAAGAAACTTTATTTGTCCGAAACAGAATTGGACTCGAATTTTCACTTTGaag GTTTATGCTCAACACTGAGGAATCTAGAGGTCCTTGACTTGTCCTTTAACAACTTCAACAACACCGATATTGGCTCTGCTCTTAGTGGACTCTCATCTCTCAACTCTTTATATTTAGGAGGCAGTAAATTGAGTTGGAGATCAATTTATA ATATTTCAAAATTGAGTTCTTTGGAGACCCTTTCCTTAGAAGATAACCACTTGAATAAGTctgaaagtatattttatatgttgagGCCTTTGAAAG AGAATGAGACATTTAAATGGCCAATCAATTTACAACATCTAGACATGAGTTCAAACAGTCTGAGCAACAGATTTCTTTCATATCTGAGAGACCTTCCATATCTCCAGTTTCTTGATTTAAGCTACAATCAATTAGAAGAAGCGGTAGATATAACTG gATTATTAACTTTATCCAATTTGACGAATCTTAATCTAAGGGATAATAATATCCATAGTTTTGTTACCCATCAAg GCTTAAAAGGTCTCAATAGATTGGATGTCCTTGATTTAGATTGGAATATGATAGAtggaaacaaattaaaagagtCGTTACGAGCTTTATCATCATCCATTAGAGATCTTTCTATATCTTACAATTACTTCAAAGGAACAATTCTAGCTAAAGGTA ATTTTCATGATTTAAGTAACCTAGAACGTTTGAAATTGgacgaaaataataatatgaagaaTGAGTTTTTCGAAAGTATTGGAAACTTGACGTCCTTGAAAGCTTTGTCTCTTTCGTACTGCCATATAAATGACAACCTTCCAGAAGCTg ATTGGTCTAAGATGAAGAAGTTAGAAGAGTTAAATCTAATAGATAATGGATTTGAAGGGTCTCTTCCCAATTCTTTTGTTAACATGACATCTCTTCGGATATTGGAACTTTCTCAAAATAACTTTATTGGAAGGTTTGATTCTAACATTGCAACACTTACATCACTTgaagaatttggttttgtaaaaaaccaattTGAAGTTCCTATTTCTTTTTGGTCATTTGCCAATCATTCAAACCTTAAAGTCATACGGGGTAAAGGCAATGAAATCATATTGGACTCACAACACAATTTGCATACTTGGAttccaaaatttcaattaaGTGAACTTAGTTTGTCTTCAAACATTGAGACTAGCTCTTTCCGGCTCCCCAgatttcttctttatcaaaaaGATATAATTACACTAGATTTCAGTAATTTGAAATTGGGAGGAAGGTTTCCTCATTGGTTGTtggaaaacaacacaaaattgGAAGAAGTTACTTTCAAAAAGTGTTCTTTGACGGGTACTATGCAATTACCATTGCATCCCCTTCCTGAGTTACGCAAAATTGATGTGTCTAACAATATCATAATTGGTGAAATTCAAAGTAAGAACATCAGTTCAATTTATCCAAATTTGGAATATCTAAATATGTCTATAAACCAAATCCAAGGTTCAATTTCTCGTGAGTTTGGCCACATGAAATATTTGTCCGAGTTGGATCTCTCAAAGAACCAATTGTTTGGAGAAATATCAGATGACATATTTGAAGCTGCACAACAACTCATTTTGTTGAGTCTTTCAAATAATAAGCTCGAGGGGCCCATCTTTACAATACCGACTAATTTGGAGTCTTTATCATTGAATGATAATAACTTTAGTGGTAAACTTCCGACCAACATTTTTAACACATCCATCATTTCATTGGAcgtaagtaataataatttggtAGGAAACATTCCAAGCCTTTTGACAAATTCTTCAAGATTATCGGAACTTCGTATGTCCAATAACCACTTTGAAGGGTTCATTCCATCAAAATTGGCACAACTTGAAGATCTAAGTTATTTAGATCTCTCCCAAAATAATTTGACTGGTATTGTACCATCATTTCTAAATTCTTCTGTGAAATTTATCCATTTGAGCAATAATCATTTAAATGGATTGTCCAGAAAGATATTCAATGGAAACTCTCCTTTAGCGATGTTAGACCTTAGCTACAATGAAATATCTGGCAACATTCAAGATATGATGCAAGACCTTAGTTATTCAAAGTTGAATTTTCTGCTTCTAAAAGGTAATCAAATTAATGGTGATATACCTAAACAATTATGTCAGTTGATAGATTTAACCATATTGGATCTTTCAGACAATGAATTTTCTGGAGAAATTCCCCATTGCCTAGGGACAATGCCTTTTGATAATAAGAACCTTGATCCTTTATTAAAAGCACCAAATGAAAGCTCTGTTGTTGAAGGATATTCAGGTccaacatcatcaccatcaccagcAACATCACCATTATTAGAGCctaagaaagagaaagcaagtTTCACTTCGAAGAGAAATACCTATACTTACATCGGAAGCATCCTTGGATACATGTCTGGAATTGATTTATCCCTAAATAAACTAAAGGGGAATATCCCATTTGAGCTTGGCAACTTGACAAAAATAAGAGCATTGAACTTGTCTCATAATGATTTAATTGGGCAAATTCCAGATTCGTTCTCAAATTTGATGCAAACAGAGAGTTTAGATCTTTCTTTTAACAAGTTGAATGGTCAAATTCCTCCCAACCTCAATATCCTAACCTCACTTGAAGTATTAAGTGTGGCACACAACAATTTATCGGGCCCATTACCTGAATGGACAAATCAATTTGCCACATTTGATGAAAGCAGCTATGAAGGTAACCCATTCCTTTGTGGACCTCCACTACCAAAGAGTTGCAATCCATCTCctacaaatatttcaaatgacTCAAATACTAACAAAGACAATGGTAGTTTTATGGACATTTATGTCTTTTGTGTGAGCTTTGTTGTATCATACACATTAGCATTGTTAGCAATCATTGGAGCTCTATACATCAATCCTTATTGGAGGAAAGCATGGTTTTACTACATGGAATTATTCAGTTTAAATGGTTACTACTTTATTGTGGACaatttttatagattttgtaatctgtga
- the LOC106780608 gene encoding probable LRR receptor-like serine/threonine-protein kinase At1g34110 isoform X3, whose product MYWRKMKSVRVCFLIFLLLEVMCCEGCWTEEKQALLGLRSRLDYSSSWNVYADCCQWEGVYCNSSTGRVVELFIYGSDKQYINYSDFSVFKDLKNLSLYNIVGCVGDAELPNLQLLGMFGNKLDTAASVISCLDGLPSLKYLSLIDNGLNTSSLNHEGFTSLKKLYLSETELDSNFHFEGLCSTLRNLEVLDLSFNNFNNTDIGSALSGLSSLNSLYLGGSKLSWRSIYNISKLSSLETLSLEDNHLNKSESIFYMLRPLKENETFKWPINLQHLDMSSNSLSNRFLSYLRDLPYLQFLDLSYNQLEEAVDITGLLTLSNLTNLNLRDNNIHSFVTHQGLKGLNRLDVLDLDWNMIDGNKLKESLRALSSSIRDLSISYNYFKGTILAKGNFHDLSNLERLKLDENNNMKNEFFESIGNLTSLKALSLSYCHINDNLPEADWSKMKKLEELNLIDNGFEGSLPNSFVNMTSLRILELSQNNFIGRFDSNIATLTSLEEFGFVKNQFEVPISFWSFANHSNLKVIRGKGNEIILDSQHNLHTWIPKFQLSELSLSSNIETSSFRLPRFLLYQKDIITLDFSNLKLGGRFPHWLLENNTKLEEVTFKKCSLTGTMQLPLHPLPELRKIDVSNNIIIGEIQSKNISSIYPNLEYLNMSINQIQGSISREFGHMKYLSELDLSKNQLFGEISDDIFEAAQQLILLSLSNNKLEGPIFTIPTNLESLSLNDNNFSGKLPTNIFNTSIISLDVSNNNLVGNIPSLLTNSSRLSELRMSNNHFEGFIPSKLAQLEDLSYLDLSQNNLTGIVPSFLNSSVKFIHLSNNHLNGLSRKIFNGNSPLAMLDLSYNEISGNIQDMMQDLSYSKLNFLLLKGNQINGDIPKQLCQLIDLTILDLSDNEFSGEIPHCLGTMPFDNKNLDPLLKAPNESSVVEGYSGPTSSPSPATSPLLEPKKEKASFTSKRNTYTYIGSILGYMSGIDLSLNKLKGNIPFELGNLTKIRALNLSHNDLIGQIPDSFSNLMQTESLDLSFNKLNGQIPPNLNILTSLEVLSVAHNNLSGPLPEWTNQFATFDESSYEGNPFLCGPPLPKSCNPSPTNISNDSNTNKDNGSFMDIYVFCVSFVVSYTLALLAIIGALYINPYWRKAWFYYMELFSLNGYYFIVDNFYRFCNL is encoded by the exons ATGTATTGGAGAAAAATGAAGAGTGTGAGAGTGTGTTTcctcattttccttttattggAAGTGATGTGCTGTGAAGGATGTTGGACAGAAGAGAAACAAGCACTTTTGGGTCTTCGTTCTCGTTTAGATTATTCTTCTTCATGGAACGTCTATGCAGATTGCTGTCAATGGGAAGGAGTGTACTGCAACTCCTCCACAGGAAGAGTGGTGGAACTCTTTATTTATGGTTCTgacaaacaatatataaattactCGGATTTTTCTGTCTTCAAAGATTTGAAGAACCTCTCCTTATATAATATAGTTGGTTGTGTTGGGGATGCAG AGTTGCCAAATCTCCAGCTCCTTGGCATGTTTGGTAACAAGCTGGATACTGCTGCCAGTGTTATATCTTGTTTGGATGGCCTTCCATCTCTTAAGTATCTTTCTTTAATAGATAACGGGTTAAATACATCGTCATTAAACCACG AGGGATTCACATCTTTAAAGAAACTTTATTTGTCCGAAACAGAATTGGACTCGAATTTTCACTTTGaag GTTTATGCTCAACACTGAGGAATCTAGAGGTCCTTGACTTGTCCTTTAACAACTTCAACAACACCGATATTGGCTCTGCTCTTAGTGGACTCTCATCTCTCAACTCTTTATATTTAGGAGGCAGTAAATTGAGTTGGAGATCAATTTATA ATATTTCAAAATTGAGTTCTTTGGAGACCCTTTCCTTAGAAGATAACCACTTGAATAAGTctgaaagtatattttatatgttgagGCCTTTGAAAG AGAATGAGACATTTAAATGGCCAATCAATTTACAACATCTAGACATGAGTTCAAACAGTCTGAGCAACAGATTTCTTTCATATCTGAGAGACCTTCCATATCTCCAGTTTCTTGATTTAAGCTACAATCAATTAGAAGAAGCGGTAGATATAACTG gATTATTAACTTTATCCAATTTGACGAATCTTAATCTAAGGGATAATAATATCCATAGTTTTGTTACCCATCAAg GCTTAAAAGGTCTCAATAGATTGGATGTCCTTGATTTAGATTGGAATATGATAGAtggaaacaaattaaaagagtCGTTACGAGCTTTATCATCATCCATTAGAGATCTTTCTATATCTTACAATTACTTCAAAGGAACAATTCTAGCTAAAGGTA ATTTTCATGATTTAAGTAACCTAGAACGTTTGAAATTGgacgaaaataataatatgaagaaTGAGTTTTTCGAAAGTATTGGAAACTTGACGTCCTTGAAAGCTTTGTCTCTTTCGTACTGCCATATAAATGACAACCTTCCAGAAGCTg ATTGGTCTAAGATGAAGAAGTTAGAAGAGTTAAATCTAATAGATAATGGATTTGAAGGGTCTCTTCCCAATTCTTTTGTTAACATGACATCTCTTCGGATATTGGAACTTTCTCAAAATAACTTTATTGGAAGGTTTGATTCTAACATTGCAACACTTACATCACTTgaagaatttggttttgtaaaaaaccaattTGAAGTTCCTATTTCTTTTTGGTCATTTGCCAATCATTCAAACCTTAAAGTCATACGGGGTAAAGGCAATGAAATCATATTGGACTCACAACACAATTTGCATACTTGGAttccaaaatttcaattaaGTGAACTTAGTTTGTCTTCAAACATTGAGACTAGCTCTTTCCGGCTCCCCAgatttcttctttatcaaaaaGATATAATTACACTAGATTTCAGTAATTTGAAATTGGGAGGAAGGTTTCCTCATTGGTTGTtggaaaacaacacaaaattgGAAGAAGTTACTTTCAAAAAGTGTTCTTTGACGGGTACTATGCAATTACCATTGCATCCCCTTCCTGAGTTACGCAAAATTGATGTGTCTAACAATATCATAATTGGTGAAATTCAAAGTAAGAACATCAGTTCAATTTATCCAAATTTGGAATATCTAAATATGTCTATAAACCAAATCCAAGGTTCAATTTCTCGTGAGTTTGGCCACATGAAATATTTGTCCGAGTTGGATCTCTCAAAGAACCAATTGTTTGGAGAAATATCAGATGACATATTTGAAGCTGCACAACAACTCATTTTGTTGAGTCTTTCAAATAATAAGCTCGAGGGGCCCATCTTTACAATACCGACTAATTTGGAGTCTTTATCATTGAATGATAATAACTTTAGTGGTAAACTTCCGACCAACATTTTTAACACATCCATCATTTCATTGGAcgtaagtaataataatttggtAGGAAACATTCCAAGCCTTTTGACAAATTCTTCAAGATTATCGGAACTTCGTATGTCCAATAACCACTTTGAAGGGTTCATTCCATCAAAATTGGCACAACTTGAAGATCTAAGTTATTTAGATCTCTCCCAAAATAATTTGACTGGTATTGTACCATCATTTCTAAATTCTTCTGTGAAATTTATCCATTTGAGCAATAATCATTTAAATGGATTGTCCAGAAAGATATTCAATGGAAACTCTCCTTTAGCGATGTTAGACCTTAGCTACAATGAAATATCTGGCAACATTCAAGATATGATGCAAGACCTTAGTTATTCAAAGTTGAATTTTCTGCTTCTAAAAGGTAATCAAATTAATGGTGATATACCTAAACAATTATGTCAGTTGATAGATTTAACCATATTGGATCTTTCAGACAATGAATTTTCTGGAGAAATTCCCCATTGCCTAGGGACAATGCCTTTTGATAATAAGAACCTTGATCCTTTATTAAAAGCACCAAATGAAAGCTCTGTTGTTGAAGGATATTCAGGTccaacatcatcaccatcaccagcAACATCACCATTATTAGAGCctaagaaagagaaagcaagtTTCACTTCGAAGAGAAATACCTATACTTACATCGGAAGCATCCTTGGATACATGTCTGGAATTGATTTATCCCTAAATAAACTAAAGGGGAATATCCCATTTGAGCTTGGCAACTTGACAAAAATAAGAGCATTGAACTTGTCTCATAATGATTTAATTGGGCAAATTCCAGATTCGTTCTCAAATTTGATGCAAACAGAGAGTTTAGATCTTTCTTTTAACAAGTTGAATGGTCAAATTCCTCCCAACCTCAATATCCTAACCTCACTTGAAGTATTAAGTGTGGCACACAACAATTTATCGGGCCCATTACCTGAATGGACAAATCAATTTGCCACATTTGATGAAAGCAGCTATGAAGGTAACCCATTCCTTTGTGGACCTCCACTACCAAAGAGTTGCAATCCATCTCctacaaatatttcaaatgacTCAAATACTAACAAAGACAATGGTAGTTTTATGGACATTTATGTCTTTTGTGTGAGCTTTGTTGTATCATACACATTAGCATTGTTAGCAATCATTGGAGCTCTATACATCAATCCTTATTGGAGGAAAGCATGGTTTTACTACATGGAATTATTCAGTTTAAATGGTTACTACTTTATTGTGGACaatttttatagattttgtaatctgtga
- the LOC106780608 gene encoding probable leucine-rich repeat receptor-like protein kinase At1g35710 isoform X4 — translation MYWRKMKSVRVCFLIFLLLEVMCCEGCWTEEKQALLGLRSRLDYSSSWNVYADCCQWEGVYCNSSTGRVVELFIYGSDKQYINYSDFSVFKDLKNLSLYNIVGCVGDAELPNLQLLGMFGNKLDTAASVISCLDGLPSLKYLSLIDNGLNTSSLNHVFESMSRKLRSNLEFLDMSWNHLTNDILSSLEGFTSLKKLYLSETELDSNFHFEGLCSTLRNLEVLDLSFNNFNNTDIGSALSGLSSLNSLYLGGSKLSWRSIYKNETFKWPINLQHLDMSSNSLSNRFLSYLRDLPYLQFLDLSYNQLEEAVDITGLLTLSNLTNLNLRDNNIHSFVTHQGLKGLNRLDVLDLDWNMIDGNKLKESLRALSSSIRDLSISYNYFKGTILAKGNFHDLSNLERLKLDENNNMKNEFFESIGNLTSLKALSLSYCHINDNLPEADWSKMKKLEELNLIDNGFEGSLPNSFVNMTSLRILELSQNNFIGRFDSNIATLTSLEEFGFVKNQFEVPISFWSFANHSNLKVIRGKGNEIILDSQHNLHTWIPKFQLSELSLSSNIETSSFRLPRFLLYQKDIITLDFSNLKLGGRFPHWLLENNTKLEEVTFKKCSLTGTMQLPLHPLPELRKIDVSNNIIIGEIQSKNISSIYPNLEYLNMSINQIQGSISREFGHMKYLSELDLSKNQLFGEISDDIFEAAQQLILLSLSNNKLEGPIFTIPTNLESLSLNDNNFSGKLPTNIFNTSIISLDVSNNNLVGNIPSLLTNSSRLSELRMSNNHFEGFIPSKLAQLEDLSYLDLSQNNLTGIVPSFLNSSVKFIHLSNNHLNGLSRKIFNGNSPLAMLDLSYNEISGNIQDMMQDLSYSKLNFLLLKGNQINGDIPKQLCQLIDLTILDLSDNEFSGEIPHCLGTMPFDNKNLDPLLKAPNESSVVEGYSGPTSSPSPATSPLLEPKKEKASFTSKRNTYTYIGSILGYMSGIDLSLNKLKGNIPFELGNLTKIRALNLSHNDLIGQIPDSFSNLMQTESLDLSFNKLNGQIPPNLNILTSLEVLSVAHNNLSGPLPEWTNQFATFDESSYEGNPFLCGPPLPKSCNPSPTNISNDSNTNKDNGSFMDIYVFCVSFVVSYTLALLAIIGALYINPYWRKAWFYYMELFSLNGYYFIVDNFYRFCNL, via the exons ATGTATTGGAGAAAAATGAAGAGTGTGAGAGTGTGTTTcctcattttccttttattggAAGTGATGTGCTGTGAAGGATGTTGGACAGAAGAGAAACAAGCACTTTTGGGTCTTCGTTCTCGTTTAGATTATTCTTCTTCATGGAACGTCTATGCAGATTGCTGTCAATGGGAAGGAGTGTACTGCAACTCCTCCACAGGAAGAGTGGTGGAACTCTTTATTTATGGTTCTgacaaacaatatataaattactCGGATTTTTCTGTCTTCAAAGATTTGAAGAACCTCTCCTTATATAATATAGTTGGTTGTGTTGGGGATGCAG AGTTGCCAAATCTCCAGCTCCTTGGCATGTTTGGTAACAAGCTGGATACTGCTGCCAGTGTTATATCTTGTTTGGATGGCCTTCCATCTCTTAAGTATCTTTCTTTAATAGATAACGGGTTAAATACATCGTCATTAAACCACG TTTTCGAAAGTATGTCACGAAAGCTGCGTAGTAATCTGGAGTTCCTTGACATGAGTTGGAACCATTTGACTAATGACATCTTGTCATCTCTAGAGGGATTCACATCTTTAAAGAAACTTTATTTGTCCGAAACAGAATTGGACTCGAATTTTCACTTTGaag GTTTATGCTCAACACTGAGGAATCTAGAGGTCCTTGACTTGTCCTTTAACAACTTCAACAACACCGATATTGGCTCTGCTCTTAGTGGACTCTCATCTCTCAACTCTTTATATTTAGGAGGCAGTAAATTGAGTTGGAGATCAATTTATA AGAATGAGACATTTAAATGGCCAATCAATTTACAACATCTAGACATGAGTTCAAACAGTCTGAGCAACAGATTTCTTTCATATCTGAGAGACCTTCCATATCTCCAGTTTCTTGATTTAAGCTACAATCAATTAGAAGAAGCGGTAGATATAACTG gATTATTAACTTTATCCAATTTGACGAATCTTAATCTAAGGGATAATAATATCCATAGTTTTGTTACCCATCAAg GCTTAAAAGGTCTCAATAGATTGGATGTCCTTGATTTAGATTGGAATATGATAGAtggaaacaaattaaaagagtCGTTACGAGCTTTATCATCATCCATTAGAGATCTTTCTATATCTTACAATTACTTCAAAGGAACAATTCTAGCTAAAGGTA ATTTTCATGATTTAAGTAACCTAGAACGTTTGAAATTGgacgaaaataataatatgaagaaTGAGTTTTTCGAAAGTATTGGAAACTTGACGTCCTTGAAAGCTTTGTCTCTTTCGTACTGCCATATAAATGACAACCTTCCAGAAGCTg ATTGGTCTAAGATGAAGAAGTTAGAAGAGTTAAATCTAATAGATAATGGATTTGAAGGGTCTCTTCCCAATTCTTTTGTTAACATGACATCTCTTCGGATATTGGAACTTTCTCAAAATAACTTTATTGGAAGGTTTGATTCTAACATTGCAACACTTACATCACTTgaagaatttggttttgtaaaaaaccaattTGAAGTTCCTATTTCTTTTTGGTCATTTGCCAATCATTCAAACCTTAAAGTCATACGGGGTAAAGGCAATGAAATCATATTGGACTCACAACACAATTTGCATACTTGGAttccaaaatttcaattaaGTGAACTTAGTTTGTCTTCAAACATTGAGACTAGCTCTTTCCGGCTCCCCAgatttcttctttatcaaaaaGATATAATTACACTAGATTTCAGTAATTTGAAATTGGGAGGAAGGTTTCCTCATTGGTTGTtggaaaacaacacaaaattgGAAGAAGTTACTTTCAAAAAGTGTTCTTTGACGGGTACTATGCAATTACCATTGCATCCCCTTCCTGAGTTACGCAAAATTGATGTGTCTAACAATATCATAATTGGTGAAATTCAAAGTAAGAACATCAGTTCAATTTATCCAAATTTGGAATATCTAAATATGTCTATAAACCAAATCCAAGGTTCAATTTCTCGTGAGTTTGGCCACATGAAATATTTGTCCGAGTTGGATCTCTCAAAGAACCAATTGTTTGGAGAAATATCAGATGACATATTTGAAGCTGCACAACAACTCATTTTGTTGAGTCTTTCAAATAATAAGCTCGAGGGGCCCATCTTTACAATACCGACTAATTTGGAGTCTTTATCATTGAATGATAATAACTTTAGTGGTAAACTTCCGACCAACATTTTTAACACATCCATCATTTCATTGGAcgtaagtaataataatttggtAGGAAACATTCCAAGCCTTTTGACAAATTCTTCAAGATTATCGGAACTTCGTATGTCCAATAACCACTTTGAAGGGTTCATTCCATCAAAATTGGCACAACTTGAAGATCTAAGTTATTTAGATCTCTCCCAAAATAATTTGACTGGTATTGTACCATCATTTCTAAATTCTTCTGTGAAATTTATCCATTTGAGCAATAATCATTTAAATGGATTGTCCAGAAAGATATTCAATGGAAACTCTCCTTTAGCGATGTTAGACCTTAGCTACAATGAAATATCTGGCAACATTCAAGATATGATGCAAGACCTTAGTTATTCAAAGTTGAATTTTCTGCTTCTAAAAGGTAATCAAATTAATGGTGATATACCTAAACAATTATGTCAGTTGATAGATTTAACCATATTGGATCTTTCAGACAATGAATTTTCTGGAGAAATTCCCCATTGCCTAGGGACAATGCCTTTTGATAATAAGAACCTTGATCCTTTATTAAAAGCACCAAATGAAAGCTCTGTTGTTGAAGGATATTCAGGTccaacatcatcaccatcaccagcAACATCACCATTATTAGAGCctaagaaagagaaagcaagtTTCACTTCGAAGAGAAATACCTATACTTACATCGGAAGCATCCTTGGATACATGTCTGGAATTGATTTATCCCTAAATAAACTAAAGGGGAATATCCCATTTGAGCTTGGCAACTTGACAAAAATAAGAGCATTGAACTTGTCTCATAATGATTTAATTGGGCAAATTCCAGATTCGTTCTCAAATTTGATGCAAACAGAGAGTTTAGATCTTTCTTTTAACAAGTTGAATGGTCAAATTCCTCCCAACCTCAATATCCTAACCTCACTTGAAGTATTAAGTGTGGCACACAACAATTTATCGGGCCCATTACCTGAATGGACAAATCAATTTGCCACATTTGATGAAAGCAGCTATGAAGGTAACCCATTCCTTTGTGGACCTCCACTACCAAAGAGTTGCAATCCATCTCctacaaatatttcaaatgacTCAAATACTAACAAAGACAATGGTAGTTTTATGGACATTTATGTCTTTTGTGTGAGCTTTGTTGTATCATACACATTAGCATTGTTAGCAATCATTGGAGCTCTATACATCAATCCTTATTGGAGGAAAGCATGGTTTTACTACATGGAATTATTCAGTTTAAATGGTTACTACTTTATTGTGGACaatttttatagattttgtaatctgtga